One window from the genome of Candidatus Nanopelagicales bacterium encodes:
- a CDS encoding phenylalanine--tRNA ligase subunit beta: MRVPMSWLREFVELPESIDGRALAAGLIRMGLEVETVETIGAVGGPVVVGRVEHITDLTDFKKPIRFCRVDVGGGPDVLQGIVCGANNFAVGDLVVVALPGSELPGGFAISARKTYGHTSDGMICSSAELDLGDDHDGIMVLPAGSASPGESAAALLGLGEDVLDIAVTPDRGYALSIRGVAREAAIAFDAPFRDRAMELADLPAPTGDARQPVGCHISDPSGCDLFTTRTLVGVDTSAPTPLWMKQRLVAAGMRSVSVVVDVTNYVMLATGQPLHAFDADALSGGLTARRAEPGERLETLDHVVRELDPADLLIADDSGPLALAGTMGGLNSEIGDGSSSIVIEAAHFDPITVAKMSRRHKLTSEASRRFERGVDRDVAAYASGTAAALLVELTGASNVGLLAEETPVDVSAITMAGDYPARVAGMDIATDKVITDLQLVGCVVSLVPGADGAAGSSGADGAQTLQVLAPSWRPDLTDPADLAEEVIRIIGYDQIPSRLPHGHAGRGLTRAQQLRRRASRVAASLGLVETLTYPFIGESDLSRTGISLDDSLANLVTLANPLSDEAPGMRTTLLPGLLAVARRNVSRGADSVRVFEIGSVFLPSPGSDPVARLPVDVRPTADQIAGLNRLLPDQPLHVGAVLAGTWERPGWWGPGRPIDWSDAIAAAVRIAAELNVALTAEAGTFAPFHPGRCAALSLGDEPIGYAGELHPKVAAQWDLPARTVAFELNLGAVISAGAEVVVKAPDFSAMPVAKEDVALVVSRQTPAADVQEALREGAGALLESVRLFDVYDGPQVGEGLKSLAYALRFRAPDRTLALEEVTAARDAAVAQAVQQCGAVLRGPA, encoded by the coding sequence ATGCGAGTGCCGATGTCCTGGCTGCGCGAATTTGTTGAGCTTCCCGAATCCATTGATGGCCGTGCACTGGCCGCTGGCCTGATCAGGATGGGCCTGGAAGTTGAAACCGTCGAGACGATCGGAGCCGTCGGCGGGCCGGTGGTGGTTGGGCGCGTCGAGCACATCACTGACTTGACCGACTTCAAGAAGCCCATCCGGTTCTGCCGCGTCGACGTTGGTGGCGGACCCGATGTCCTGCAGGGGATCGTCTGTGGCGCGAACAATTTCGCTGTCGGTGATCTGGTGGTCGTGGCGCTGCCCGGCTCGGAGCTACCCGGCGGATTCGCTATTAGCGCACGCAAGACCTACGGCCACACCTCCGACGGCATGATCTGTTCGTCGGCTGAACTCGATCTGGGTGACGACCATGACGGAATCATGGTGCTCCCGGCAGGATCTGCGTCGCCCGGCGAGTCGGCCGCGGCGTTGTTGGGACTTGGCGAAGACGTGCTCGACATCGCCGTCACACCCGACCGGGGTTATGCGCTGTCCATCAGGGGAGTTGCACGGGAGGCGGCAATCGCATTCGATGCCCCGTTCCGCGACCGTGCGATGGAATTGGCGGACCTGCCCGCACCGACGGGAGACGCGCGCCAGCCAGTGGGCTGTCACATCAGTGATCCGAGTGGTTGCGACCTGTTCACGACCCGCACGTTGGTGGGCGTCGACACGTCGGCACCGACGCCGCTGTGGATGAAGCAGCGGCTCGTCGCCGCTGGAATGCGGTCGGTGAGCGTCGTCGTCGACGTCACCAACTACGTCATGCTCGCCACCGGCCAGCCTTTGCACGCGTTCGACGCTGACGCCCTCAGCGGCGGACTGACCGCGCGAAGGGCGGAGCCCGGCGAGCGGTTGGAGACCCTCGACCATGTGGTTCGGGAGTTAGACCCTGCGGACTTGCTGATTGCTGATGATTCCGGTCCGTTGGCGCTCGCCGGAACGATGGGTGGACTCAACAGCGAAATCGGCGATGGCAGCTCCAGTATCGTCATTGAGGCCGCTCACTTTGATCCGATTACCGTTGCAAAGATGTCCCGTCGGCACAAGCTCACCTCCGAGGCATCCCGCAGGTTCGAGCGCGGCGTCGACCGCGACGTAGCGGCGTACGCCTCAGGCACGGCGGCGGCGCTGCTGGTGGAACTAACCGGCGCCAGCAATGTGGGCCTGCTCGCGGAGGAAACTCCCGTTGACGTATCTGCGATCACCATGGCGGGGGACTACCCGGCCCGAGTTGCCGGGATGGATATTGCAACCGACAAAGTGATCACGGACCTGCAACTGGTCGGATGCGTGGTCTCACTAGTCCCCGGTGCGGACGGCGCGGCTGGTTCGAGTGGTGCTGATGGGGCACAGACGTTGCAGGTGCTTGCGCCGAGTTGGCGACCTGATCTGACTGATCCAGCGGACTTGGCCGAGGAGGTCATCCGCATCATTGGGTACGACCAGATCCCGTCCAGGTTGCCACATGGGCACGCAGGTCGCGGCTTGACCAGGGCCCAACAATTGCGCCGGCGGGCCAGTCGCGTCGCGGCCTCCCTTGGTCTGGTGGAGACACTGACCTACCCATTCATCGGCGAGTCCGACCTGTCGCGCACTGGCATCTCGCTCGACGATTCCCTGGCCAATCTTGTGACCCTCGCCAATCCGCTGTCCGACGAGGCACCGGGTATGCGCACCACGTTGTTGCCTGGCCTGCTGGCGGTGGCCCGACGAAATGTCTCTCGCGGCGCCGATTCGGTGCGCGTATTCGAGATTGGCTCGGTGTTCCTCCCATCGCCGGGTTCCGATCCGGTTGCCAGGCTTCCTGTTGATGTCCGACCCACCGCCGACCAGATCGCTGGGTTGAACCGATTGCTGCCCGACCAGCCCCTGCACGTCGGGGCAGTACTGGCTGGAACGTGGGAGCGTCCCGGCTGGTGGGGCCCGGGACGGCCGATCGATTGGTCCGACGCGATCGCTGCTGCGGTCAGAATTGCCGCAGAGCTCAACGTTGCCCTCACGGCGGAGGCTGGCACCTTCGCACCGTTCCACCCCGGCCGTTGCGCGGCTCTCAGCTTGGGCGATGAGCCGATTGGCTACGCCGGCGAACTCCACCCGAAGGTCGCGGCGCAGTGGGATCTTCCGGCGCGCACCGTCGCGTTCGAACTGAACCTCGGTGCCGTCATTAGTGCGGGCGCCGAGGTCGTGGTGAAAGCACCCGACTTCTCGGCAATGCCAGTGGCAAAAGAAGACGTCGCCTTGGTGGTGTCGAGGCAAACGCCTGCGGCTGACGTGCAAGAGGCACTGCGCGAAGGGGCCGGTGCACTCCTGGAGTCGGTCCGACTATTCGACGTGTACGACGGTCCGCAGGTTGGCGAAGGGCTCAAATCACTGGCGTACGCGTTGCGTTTCCGGGCTCCCGATCGGACGTTGGCCCTCGAGGAGGTGACCGCTGCCCGCGACGCCGCGGTCGCCCAGGCAGTGCAACAGTGTGGGGCGGTACTTCGCGGACCCGCGTGA
- the pheS gene encoding phenylalanine--tRNA ligase subunit alpha: MSAPNKDYDPVEVSALDPAAIAAAQALAEAAVARASDLADLKQVRIDHAGDRSALALANREIGALPPAAKAEAGKRVGKARGAVRAAIERRQGELEAEQDARVLVEEAVDVTLPSDRTPIGGRHPLTAVAEHLADVFVAMGYEVAEGPEVEAEWFNFDALNMALDHPARTMQDTFFVDSPDSSVVLRTHTSPVQIRALLDRELPVYVVCPGRVYRTDELDATHTPVFHQIEGLAVDEGITMADLKGTLDHLAAAIFGEGLVTRLRPSYFPFTEPSAELDLQCFACRGASVGDPAHPCRTCGSEGWIEWGGCGMVNPRVLAACGIDSDRYSGFAFGMGLERTLMFRHDITDMRDIVEGDIRFTSAFGLEG, from the coding sequence ATGTCAGCGCCAAACAAAGACTATGACCCAGTAGAAGTCAGTGCCTTGGATCCGGCAGCGATTGCGGCCGCCCAAGCGTTGGCCGAGGCAGCGGTTGCACGAGCCTCCGATCTTGCCGACCTCAAACAGGTTCGGATCGACCATGCCGGGGACCGGTCTGCGTTGGCCCTGGCCAATCGCGAGATTGGCGCATTGCCGCCAGCAGCCAAGGCGGAAGCCGGCAAGCGGGTAGGAAAGGCGCGTGGAGCGGTTCGGGCGGCGATTGAGCGTCGCCAAGGTGAGCTTGAGGCCGAACAGGACGCCCGCGTTTTGGTTGAAGAGGCTGTTGATGTCACCCTGCCGTCTGATCGCACGCCGATCGGAGGCCGCCACCCCTTGACTGCGGTCGCCGAGCACCTCGCCGATGTCTTCGTCGCCATGGGCTACGAGGTCGCCGAAGGCCCCGAGGTCGAGGCGGAGTGGTTCAACTTCGACGCGCTCAACATGGCGCTAGATCACCCGGCCCGCACCATGCAGGACACCTTCTTCGTTGACTCACCTGACAGCTCGGTGGTGCTGCGAACTCACACCTCGCCGGTCCAAATTCGGGCACTGCTGGATCGGGAGTTGCCGGTCTACGTTGTCTGCCCAGGACGCGTTTACCGAACTGACGAGTTGGATGCCACGCACACCCCGGTCTTCCACCAGATCGAGGGACTCGCCGTGGACGAGGGCATCACGATGGCCGACCTCAAGGGCACGCTCGATCACCTGGCGGCTGCAATCTTCGGCGAGGGTCTCGTGACCCGCCTGCGACCGTCGTACTTTCCATTCACCGAACCAAGTGCTGAATTGGATCTGCAGTGCTTCGCATGTCGGGGCGCGAGTGTTGGTGATCCCGCGCACCCCTGTCGCACGTGTGGCAGCGAGGGCTGGATCGAATGGGGCGGCTGCGGCATGGTCAACCCCCGGGTACTGGCCGCGTGCGGCATCGATTCGGATCGGTATTCCGGCTTTGCTTTCGGAATGGGTCTGGAGCGGACGTTGATGTTCCGCCACGACATCACCGATATGCGCGACATCGTCGAGGGCGACATTCGATTCACCTCGGCATTCGGCTTGGAGGGTTAG